A stretch of Microbulbifer bruguierae DNA encodes these proteins:
- the prmC gene encoding peptide chain release factor N(5)-glutamine methyltransferase produces MATVKENLRRAVQLEHSDSPRLDLEVLLCHLLGKSRAWLYTWPEYELDSAQQEQLDTLIQRRIAGEPVAHLTGSREFWSLPLKVNPSTLIPRPDTEVLVETVLALCPQQQLRVLDLGTGTGAIALALASEKPRWQIVAVDKMPAAVALAEENRQLLGFSHVEVLESDWFDALTGRTFDVIISNPPYIDPRDPHLQEGDVRFEPLSALVAEDAGLADIRRIAEIAGEHLVAGGLLAVEHGWDQGAAVRRIFTGCGYSDVETRLDYAGRERITLGRYASASL; encoded by the coding sequence ATGGCCACGGTGAAGGAAAATCTGCGGCGGGCGGTGCAGCTGGAACACAGCGACAGCCCGCGGCTGGATTTGGAAGTGCTGCTTTGCCACCTGCTGGGTAAAAGCCGTGCCTGGCTTTACACCTGGCCGGAATACGAGCTGGACAGTGCGCAGCAGGAACAGCTGGACACGCTGATTCAGCGTCGCATCGCCGGCGAACCGGTTGCCCACCTCACTGGCAGCCGCGAGTTCTGGTCGCTCCCCCTCAAAGTAAACCCGTCCACCTTGATCCCGCGCCCGGACACGGAAGTATTGGTGGAGACGGTACTGGCACTCTGCCCGCAGCAGCAGCTTCGTGTTCTGGATCTCGGCACAGGCACCGGTGCCATTGCCCTGGCGCTTGCCAGTGAAAAGCCACGCTGGCAGATTGTCGCGGTAGATAAAATGCCTGCAGCGGTGGCACTGGCAGAGGAAAATCGCCAGCTGCTGGGTTTTTCCCATGTAGAGGTGCTGGAGAGTGACTGGTTCGATGCGCTAACCGGACGCACCTTCGATGTCATTATCAGCAACCCGCCCTATATCGACCCCCGGGACCCCCATCTGCAGGAAGGCGATGTGCGCTTCGAACCGCTGTCGGCACTGGTAGCGGAGGACGCGGGATTGGCGGATATCCGCCGGATTGCCGAAATAGCCGGCGAGCATCTTGTTGCCGGGGGGCTACTGGCGGTGGAGCACGGCTGGGACCAGGGCGCGGCCGTGCGCCGGATCTTCACCGGTTGCGGTTATAGTGACGTGGAAACTCGCCTCGATTACGCCGGGCGGGAGCGTATTACCCTGGGGCGATATGCCAGCGCTTCCTTGTAG
- a CDS encoding cation diffusion facilitator family transporter, with protein sequence MHDHTHHHHGDNHLKPLVWGLVITLAFAVVEAIGGWLSGSLALLGDAGHMVTDSFSLGLGAVAALVAKRPASREMSFGWGRAEVLAATVNAVFMLLIVIGIAVAAVGRLRDPQPVQGGVVMVIAAIGMLVNIAVAWVLHRGEQTLNIRGALLHVIGDLLGSVAALTAGAVIYFTGWTPIDPLLSLLICLLILFSSLTLLRDAVDVLMARVPRELSLPSVGEAMAEESGVRSVHDLHIWRQDSSTILLSAHIVVDDLAAWPKVLERLRQLLVRRFGIDHITLQPEPLHFDSTPIIDRVSGGTL encoded by the coding sequence ATGCACGATCACACCCACCACCATCACGGTGACAACCACCTCAAGCCTCTGGTCTGGGGCCTCGTCATCACCCTCGCATTTGCGGTGGTGGAGGCCATCGGCGGCTGGCTTTCCGGCTCCCTGGCGCTGCTCGGGGATGCCGGGCATATGGTGACGGATTCCTTTTCCCTTGGTCTCGGTGCGGTGGCGGCGCTGGTGGCGAAGAGGCCGGCCAGTCGCGAGATGTCGTTTGGCTGGGGGCGTGCGGAAGTGCTCGCCGCGACCGTAAACGCAGTCTTTATGCTGTTGATCGTAATCGGCATTGCGGTTGCCGCGGTTGGGCGCCTGCGGGACCCGCAGCCGGTGCAGGGCGGTGTGGTGATGGTGATCGCTGCCATCGGCATGTTGGTCAATATCGCGGTAGCCTGGGTGCTGCATCGCGGTGAGCAGACCCTGAATATTCGCGGCGCCCTGTTGCATGTGATCGGAGACCTGTTGGGGTCGGTTGCCGCACTGACAGCGGGTGCAGTGATTTATTTCACCGGCTGGACACCCATTGATCCGCTGTTGTCACTGCTGATTTGCCTGCTGATTCTGTTTTCCAGTCTGACATTGTTGCGGGATGCGGTGGATGTGCTGATGGCCCGGGTACCGCGGGAACTGAGTCTGCCATCGGTGGGGGAGGCCATGGCTGAGGAGAGTGGTGTGCGCTCCGTGCATGATCTGCATATCTGGCGCCAGGATAGCAGCACCATTTTGCTGTCCGCCCATATAGTCGTGGACGATCTCGCGGCCTGGCCGAAGGTGCTGGAGCGCTTGCGGCAGTTGTTGGTGCGGCGGTTTGGTATCGACCACATCACCTTGCAGCCGGAGCCATTGCATTTTGATTCCACGCCGATAATTGACCGGGTGAGTGGCGGGACGCTGTAG